From Solwaraspora sp. WMMD1047, the proteins below share one genomic window:
- a CDS encoding AAA family ATPase — MVVGKFYPPHAGHHRLIDAAAAGCERVTVVVAPSRVESIPLELRLAWLRETHAATPWVRFVGVLDDTPVDYHDPAIWDAHCALFRSAAGDPVDAVYSSEAYGDELARRFSAVHVCVDPDRATVPVSGTAIRADPVAHWPHLAPPVRAWFTRRVVVAGAESTGTTTLARDLAAALRRRGGVWSNTRWVPEYGRELTAQKLAALRAVDPAATVSDVEWSPEDFVAVARAQNRAEDDAARDGAPILVCDTDSRVTQVWQERYLGAASPATVAAARLPDLYLLTDHAGVPFDDDGLRDGEHLREWMTGRFREVLGAAGVPVREVTGRPRTRLAAALAACDDLLARGWGLAPPLEARAGPGSGNAGPPDRVQFHLGR, encoded by the coding sequence ATGGTGGTCGGCAAGTTCTATCCGCCGCACGCCGGTCACCACCGGCTGATCGACGCGGCGGCGGCCGGCTGCGAACGGGTGACCGTGGTGGTGGCCCCGTCCCGGGTGGAGTCGATCCCACTGGAGCTGCGGCTGGCCTGGCTGCGCGAGACGCACGCGGCGACGCCCTGGGTACGGTTCGTCGGGGTGCTCGACGACACCCCGGTCGACTACCACGACCCGGCGATCTGGGACGCGCACTGCGCGCTGTTCCGGTCCGCCGCCGGCGACCCGGTCGACGCCGTCTACAGCTCCGAGGCGTACGGCGACGAGTTGGCCCGGCGGTTCTCGGCCGTGCACGTCTGCGTCGACCCGGACCGGGCCACCGTGCCGGTCTCCGGGACCGCCATCCGCGCCGACCCGGTCGCGCACTGGCCGCACCTGGCCCCGCCGGTCCGGGCCTGGTTCACCCGCCGGGTCGTGGTGGCCGGCGCCGAGTCCACCGGCACCACCACGCTGGCCCGCGACCTGGCCGCCGCGCTGCGCCGCCGCGGCGGGGTCTGGTCGAACACCCGCTGGGTTCCGGAGTACGGCCGGGAGTTGACCGCGCAGAAGCTGGCCGCGCTGCGGGCCGTCGACCCGGCGGCGACGGTCTCCGACGTCGAGTGGTCACCGGAGGACTTCGTCGCGGTCGCGCGCGCCCAGAACCGGGCCGAGGACGACGCGGCGCGCGACGGCGCCCCGATCCTGGTCTGCGACACCGACTCCCGGGTCACCCAGGTCTGGCAGGAACGCTATCTGGGCGCCGCCTCGCCGGCCACGGTCGCCGCCGCCCGACTGCCCGACCTGTACCTGCTCACCGACCATGCGGGCGTGCCGTTCGACGACGACGGGTTGCGCGACGGGGAACACCTGCGAGAGTGGATGACCGGACGGTTCCGCGAGGTGTTGGGCGCTGCCGGCGTACCCGTGCGGGAAGTGACCGGTCGGCCGCGGACCCGGCTGGCGGCCGCGCTCGCGGCCTGCGACGACCTGCTGGCCCGGGGTTGGGGGTTGGCCCCACCGCTGGAAGCGCGGGCCGGCCCCGGTAGCGGGAATGCCGGACCGCCGGACCGGGTTCAGTTCCATTTGGGACGGTAG
- the pnuC gene encoding nicotinamide riboside transporter PnuC yields MGGAVLDWLNSTAVTAFGTPTSWAELLGFGTGLLCVALVVRQHIANWPIGILNVLLLMVVFWTAGLYADAWLQVVYVLLGGYGWWQWAYGGANRSTLRVRSTTGREWVGLAAAGLALTGAIWYVLAHHTGSTVPLPDALTTALSLLATYGQARKLVQSWWLWITADLIYIPLYGYKDLWLTAILYLAFLALCVLGLRAWRAELRNPTGSTPVPAPVPA; encoded by the coding sequence GTGGGCGGCGCGGTGCTGGACTGGCTCAACTCCACGGCGGTGACCGCCTTCGGCACCCCGACCAGCTGGGCGGAGCTGCTCGGCTTCGGCACCGGCCTGCTCTGCGTGGCGCTCGTCGTGCGGCAACACATCGCCAACTGGCCGATAGGCATCCTGAACGTGCTGCTGCTGATGGTGGTCTTCTGGACCGCCGGCCTCTACGCCGACGCCTGGCTGCAGGTCGTCTACGTGCTGCTCGGCGGCTACGGCTGGTGGCAGTGGGCGTACGGCGGGGCGAACCGCTCGACCCTGCGGGTGCGCTCCACCACCGGGCGCGAGTGGGTCGGCCTGGCCGCCGCCGGGCTCGCCCTGACCGGGGCGATCTGGTACGTGCTGGCGCACCACACCGGCTCCACGGTGCCGCTGCCGGACGCCCTCACCACGGCGCTGTCGCTGTTGGCCACCTACGGCCAGGCCCGCAAGCTGGTGCAGAGCTGGTGGCTCTGGATCACCGCCGACCTGATCTACATCCCGCTCTACGGCTACAAGGACCTGTGGCTGACCGCGATCCTGTACCTCGCCTTCCTGGCGCTGTGCGTGCTGGGTCTGCGGGCCTGGCGGGCCGAGCTGCGCAACCCGACCGGGTCGACCCCGGTCCCCGCCCCGGTCCCCGCCTGA
- a CDS encoding nitroreductase family deazaflavin-dependent oxidoreductase: MAEAGSWNDKVIAEFRANGGKVGGIFEGAPMVLMHHTGRRSGKQYVTPAVYLPGDDGRIHVFASFAGAPVHPQWYANLVAAGRSTVEVGTETFPVTVTELTGEERDRVYAEQASRFPNFGEYAEKTRGIRTIPVLALDRVAG; the protein is encoded by the coding sequence ATGGCAGAAGCCGGGTCGTGGAACGACAAGGTGATCGCGGAGTTCCGGGCGAACGGAGGGAAGGTCGGCGGCATCTTCGAGGGCGCCCCGATGGTGCTGATGCACCACACCGGCCGCCGCAGCGGCAAACAGTATGTGACGCCGGCGGTGTACCTGCCCGGCGACGACGGCCGGATCCACGTCTTCGCATCGTTCGCCGGCGCCCCGGTCCACCCCCAGTGGTACGCCAACCTGGTGGCCGCCGGCAGGTCGACAGTCGAGGTCGGCACCGAGACGTTCCCGGTCACCGTCACCGAGCTGACCGGCGAGGAACGCGACCGGGTCTACGCCGAGCAGGCCAGCCGGTTCCCGAACTTCGGCGAGTACGCCGAGAAGACGCGGGGCATCCGGACCATCCCGGTGCTCGCCCTGGACCGGGTCGCCGGCTGA